Proteins encoded together in one Rhodospirillaceae bacterium window:
- a CDS encoding tetratricopeptide repeat protein yields the protein MAAGQSDQIDGWLQAARDTYARGEHDAALAAYDRILAIAPDEPRALCLRGLIYRDRGDILAAERDFRRAVKVAPDMPLTYQLLGDLLHNAKHLVMAADIYEQGLVCDPSNLPILGNLAHTRLGLGHYAACLELSRRVVGQDSGQQESWFRIGASLCQLQRYDEAVAPLRKAVAQKPDCLRSRAALCVALQQSGKGAAAVEEMTAAAPYVEKNFDYLTQFNEVLAWLNSTETALQVLRAYLDRHPDNAGAWNLLAKLYIVSGQEREGNALLEKAAALAPQDADIQLTLGLQQVKFGDYHAGLVRYRKRWEKPQLDPREGWWDIPAPVWDGTALPAGALQIWTEQGIGDLAMFAGCFDLLPDLAPRVMLETISRFRGLMQRSFPWAEIYQRDQLPADFVRALDVRAHAPIGDLPLLLGLDLENLPSRDGYLIPDATNTWRLRERYLAQFPGRLIVGISWRSGNKTSATTRSAELDLWREILADKRCGFVSLQYGAVGGEIAATNAAFGSDIFHDPEIDPLIDLDQFAAQVAAVDLVISVDNSTVHFAGALGKRVWILLPRIADWRWLDGRDDSIWYAKARLFRQPSPSAWAAVMPKVAAALALHEKSVARADLVAMMRRCADQLAYLGQSADAEVFLRRILQMDAEDAAALNGLGRIGLATGHVAEALPFLARAAFLAPQRIDYHCDLARAAPVAADRSGGLPDWSPGAEQQRRLYLWSEGILAQDIAASAALGGLRAELDALAVACHPALMPLLARQDRRLSVFSLDDVSAEDLAGLELSAQAPLAALQLAETVNAGPWLRADPARVAEQRAINRAQFGSSLVLGVVVQQEGSWAGVPGASWASLPPDLCAALSALPDVGIVVLGNAALWPAAIGPGIRVDPRLDLGSRADNFAAALATMDLVIAVESAAAWLAAALGQPVFLCQGRSGWEMEPALPAAAVFRQSSNGSWVRATAELMDAVGAFQRGSGQK from the coding sequence ATGGCTGCCGGACAGAGTGACCAGATCGACGGCTGGCTACAGGCTGCCCGCGATACCTATGCCCGCGGAGAGCACGATGCGGCCCTCGCAGCCTATGACCGCATTCTCGCCATAGCGCCGGACGAGCCGCGCGCCCTGTGCCTGCGTGGGCTGATCTATCGGGATCGCGGTGATATCCTCGCCGCCGAGCGCGACTTCCGCCGCGCTGTAAAAGTGGCGCCCGACATGCCGCTTACCTATCAATTGCTGGGCGACCTGTTGCACAATGCCAAGCATCTGGTGATGGCGGCCGACATCTATGAGCAGGGTCTGGTATGCGACCCCAGCAACCTGCCGATCCTCGGCAACCTCGCGCATACCAGATTGGGCCTTGGCCATTACGCGGCCTGCCTCGAGCTCAGCCGGCGCGTGGTCGGGCAGGACTCAGGACAGCAGGAATCGTGGTTCCGCATCGGTGCCTCACTCTGTCAGCTGCAGCGCTATGACGAAGCGGTGGCCCCCCTGCGCAAGGCGGTGGCGCAGAAACCTGACTGCCTGCGCAGCCGCGCCGCCTTGTGCGTGGCCCTGCAGCAGAGCGGCAAAGGCGCGGCGGCGGTGGAGGAGATGACCGCCGCGGCTCCCTATGTCGAAAAGAACTTTGACTATCTGACCCAGTTCAATGAGGTGCTGGCCTGGCTCAACAGCACAGAGACGGCATTGCAGGTGCTGCGCGCCTACCTCGATCGCCATCCGGACAATGCCGGGGCCTGGAATCTGCTGGCCAAGCTCTACATCGTTTCCGGCCAGGAGCGGGAAGGCAATGCGCTGCTGGAGAAGGCGGCCGCGCTGGCGCCCCAGGATGCGGATATCCAGCTGACTCTTGGCCTGCAGCAGGTGAAGTTCGGCGACTACCATGCGGGCCTCGTGCGCTATCGCAAACGCTGGGAAAAGCCGCAGCTCGATCCCAGGGAAGGTTGGTGGGACATTCCAGCCCCGGTCTGGGACGGCACGGCGCTGCCGGCCGGTGCGCTGCAGATCTGGACTGAGCAGGGTATCGGGGATCTCGCCATGTTCGCCGGATGCTTCGACCTGCTGCCCGACCTCGCGCCGCGCGTCATGCTGGAGACGATCAGCCGCTTCCGTGGGCTGATGCAACGCTCATTCCCCTGGGCCGAGATCTACCAGCGCGACCAGTTGCCAGCGGACTTCGTGCGAGCGCTGGACGTACGGGCACATGCGCCGATCGGCGATTTGCCGCTGCTGCTGGGCCTCGATCTTGAGAACCTGCCGTCCCGCGACGGCTATCTTATCCCGGATGCGACAAACACATGGCGTCTGCGGGAACGCTATCTTGCGCAGTTTCCCGGTCGGCTCATCGTCGGCATCTCGTGGCGCAGCGGCAACAAGACCAGCGCCACCACGCGATCGGCCGAACTCGACCTGTGGCGTGAAATCCTCGCCGACAAGAGATGCGGCTTCGTTTCGCTGCAATATGGCGCGGTCGGCGGTGAGATCGCGGCGACAAATGCCGCGTTCGGCAGCGACATCTTTCACGATCCGGAGATCGATCCGCTCATCGACCTCGATCAATTCGCAGCCCAGGTCGCCGCCGTCGATCTCGTCATCTCGGTCGATAACAGCACGGTGCATTTCGCCGGCGCCCTCGGCAAGCGGGTATGGATCCTGCTGCCCCGTATTGCCGACTGGCGCTGGCTCGATGGCCGCGACGATTCCATCTGGTATGCCAAGGCGCGACTGTTCCGTCAGCCATCGCCATCGGCCTGGGCGGCGGTCATGCCCAAGGTCGCGGCTGCGCTGGCGCTACATGAGAAGAGTGTTGCGCGGGCAGACCTCGTCGCCATGATGCGGCGCTGCGCGGATCAGCTGGCCTATCTCGGGCAATCTGCCGATGCCGAGGTATTCCTGCGCCGCATCCTGCAGATGGATGCCGAGGACGCCGCCGCGCTGAACGGCCTCGGCCGCATCGGCCTCGCCACCGGTCATGTGGCGGAGGCGCTGCCCTTTCTGGCACGTGCCGCCTTTCTGGCGCCGCAGCGGATCGACTATCACTGTGACCTCGCGCGCGCCGCCCCTGTCGCGGCCGATCGTAGCGGCGGGCTGCCGGACTGGTCGCCCGGCGCAGAGCAGCAGCGGCGTCTCTATCTGTGGTCCGAGGGAATCCTGGCCCAGGATATTGCGGCCAGCGCCGCTTTGGGCGGATTGCGGGCTGAACTCGACGCGCTCGCGGTCGCCTGCCATCCCGCCTTGATGCCTTTGCTGGCACGTCAGGACCGGCGCCTCAGCGTGTTTTCCCTCGATGATGTGAGCGCAGAGGATCTGGCCGGGCTGGAATTGTCGGCCCAGGCGCCGCTGGCCGCCCTGCAGCTTGCCGAGACAGTCAATGCAGGACCCTGGCTGCGTGCCGATCCGGCTCGGGTCGCCGAGCAACGCGCAATCAACCGCGCACAGTTCGGATCAAGCCTCGTGCTTGGGGTGGTGGTGCAGCAGGAAGGAAGCTGGGCAGGCGTTCCGGGCGCCAGCTGGGCCAGCTTGCCGCCCGATCTCTGCGCCGCCCTGTCGGCATTGCCCGATGTCGGAATCGTCGTCCTGGGCAATGCGGCGCTATGGCCGGCGGCAATTGGGCCGGGGATACGCGTCGATCCACGTCTCGATCTTGGCAGCCGCGCCGACAATTTTGCGGCCGCACTCGCCACGATGGATCTGGTGATCGCCGTAGAGAGCGCAGCGGCCTGGCTGGCGGCGGCTCTTGGACAGCCGGTCTTTCTGTGCCAGGGCCGCTCCGGCTGGGAGATGGAGCCGGCCCTTCCCGCCGCGGCGGTGTTTCGGCAATCGTCGAACGGGTCCTGGGTACGCGCGACAGCCGAGCTGATGGATGCCGTCGGCGCTTTCCAGCGCGGCTCCGGGCAAAAATAA
- a CDS encoding tetratricopeptide repeat protein, which yields MNRHERRAASRTVKAKGLAKSGGGSEQINSGIAAINAGNLRLAEEIFRQILKADPNMAEAKHQLGTVLARTGRADEGARLLREATAALPNEALYWSNLAAACYIGNDTAGAIEAARRAVSLQPDYGLAWDNLGSALMDSRDFAEAIRACDKAIEHGAGDVETLKRLSGCYFGAQDYGNAIRVMREILANHGDDPEIMASLGAALIEAQDYIAARDTLAKAAGISPDHFPTAYHYGRVLRLTGDMTAALRWLRRATSADPRNPVAWRDLADALFESGDIENAKVAIERAVSLEPNATSIRELATRILGPSAAEEPVFNLDLPALGLFAPMQLATAKEPGAPEPDESGVVDLSILKIGA from the coding sequence ATGAATCGCCATGAACGCCGGGCGGCGTCGCGGACCGTAAAGGCGAAAGGCCTGGCCAAGTCCGGCGGTGGAAGCGAACAGATCAACAGCGGCATCGCCGCGATCAATGCCGGTAACCTGCGGCTGGCCGAAGAGATCTTCCGTCAGATTCTGAAGGCCGATCCCAACATGGCGGAGGCCAAGCATCAGTTGGGCACCGTGCTGGCCCGCACCGGCCGGGCCGACGAGGGCGCCCGGCTGCTGCGCGAGGCAACCGCCGCTCTGCCCAACGAAGCCCTCTATTGGAGCAATCTCGCCGCCGCCTGCTATATCGGCAACGATACCGCCGGAGCCATCGAGGCGGCGCGCCGCGCCGTGTCGCTGCAACCTGATTATGGATTGGCGTGGGACAATCTCGGCTCAGCCCTCATGGACAGCCGGGATTTCGCCGAGGCGATCCGCGCTTGCGACAAGGCGATCGAACATGGTGCCGGCGATGTCGAAACGCTGAAACGTCTCTCCGGCTGCTATTTCGGCGCTCAGGATTACGGCAACGCCATTCGCGTCATGCGCGAAATCTTGGCCAATCATGGTGACGATCCGGAGATCATGGCCAGTCTTGGCGCCGCCCTGATCGAGGCGCAGGACTACATTGCCGCGCGCGATACGCTGGCCAAGGCGGCCGGCATCTCCCCGGACCATTTCCCGACGGCCTATCATTACGGCCGCGTTCTGCGCTTGACCGGCGACATGACGGCGGCCCTACGATGGCTGCGTCGCGCCACGTCGGCCGATCCGCGCAATCCTGTTGCCTGGCGTGATCTCGCAGATGCCTTGTTCGAAAGCGGGGACATCGAAAATGCCAAAGTCGCGATCGAACGCGCGGTAAGTCTTGAACCGAACGCGACCTCGATCCGGGAACTGGCGACGCGGATCCTCGGCCCCAGCGCGGCGGAGGAGCCGGTCTTCAACCTGGACCTGCCGGCCCTGGGTTTGTTCGCGCCGATGCAGCTCGCGACCGCCAAGGAACCCGGCGCGCCCGAACCCGATGAATCCGGCGTCGTGGACCTCAGCATTCTCAAAATCGGAGCCTGA
- a CDS encoding flagellar basal body P-ring protein FlgI: MTKTLHTRPVKSRRRLTSLVTACALLLSAILPAAPAMALSRIKDIAEFEGVRENQLVGYGLVVGLDGTGDDVKKKSPFTRESLIGMLERLGVKVNQANADLETKNVAAVMVTASLPAFARQGSEIDITVASLGDASSLQGGTLLATPMLGADGEVYAVGQGQITIGGFKVTGEAETIVRGVPTSGRITRGAIVEREVPFDFSQLQSLKIALRNPDFTTSRRIADAINEFVGSGTAFALDSGTVQLNVGQYGGEPTALITDIEQLPVEPDQQARVIIDENTGVIVIGQNVRISKVAIAQGNLTIRVTETPQVSQPSPFSSTGVTTVVPRTNIDIQDDTNRKLAVLNDSVTLEELVAGLNSLGVGPRDLISILQSIKASGAMQADIMVQ, from the coding sequence ATGACGAAAACTCTTCATACCCGCCCAGTTAAAAGCCGCCGCCGGCTGACATCACTCGTCACGGCATGCGCGTTGCTGCTTTCCGCCATCCTGCCCGCGGCACCGGCGATGGCGCTCTCGCGCATCAAGGACATCGCCGAGTTCGAAGGCGTCCGCGAAAACCAACTGGTCGGCTACGGCCTGGTGGTCGGTCTCGACGGCACCGGCGACGATGTGAAGAAGAAGTCACCTTTCACCCGTGAAAGCCTCATCGGCATGCTCGAACGTCTCGGCGTGAAGGTGAACCAGGCCAACGCCGATCTTGAAACCAAGAACGTGGCGGCCGTGATGGTCACGGCCAGCCTGCCAGCCTTTGCCCGCCAGGGCTCCGAAATCGATATCACCGTGGCCTCCCTCGGCGACGCCTCCAGCCTGCAGGGCGGCACCCTTCTCGCCACACCGATGCTGGGCGCCGACGGCGAGGTCTATGCCGTAGGGCAAGGGCAGATCACCATCGGCGGCTTCAAGGTCACGGGCGAAGCCGAGACCATCGTGCGCGGCGTGCCGACCTCCGGCCGGATCACCCGCGGCGCCATCGTAGAACGCGAAGTGCCGTTCGATTTCTCGCAGTTGCAGTCACTCAAGATCGCCCTCCGCAATCCTGACTTCACCACCTCGCGCCGGATCGCCGATGCCATCAACGAGTTCGTCGGTTCCGGCACCGCCTTCGCGCTCGATTCCGGCACCGTCCAGTTGAATGTCGGCCAGTATGGCGGCGAACCCACCGCCCTCATCACCGACATCGAGCAATTGCCGGTCGAACCGGACCAGCAGGCGCGCGTCATCATCGACGAAAATACCGGCGTGATCGTGATCGGGCAGAATGTGCGCATCAGCAAGGTTGCAATCGCCCAGGGCAACCTCACCATTCGGGTTACTGAAACGCCGCAAGTCTCTCAACCTTCACCATTTTCTTCGACTGGCGTCACCACCGTCGTGCCTCGGACCAACATCGACATTCAGGACGACACGAACCGCAAACTGGCTGTGCTCAATGACAGCGTGACGCTTGAGGAACTGGTGGCCGGCCTCAACTCGCTGGGCGTCGGGCCGCGCGATCTCATCTCCATCCTGCAGTCGATCAAGGCGTCCGGCGCCATGCAGGCCGACATCATGGTGCAATGA
- a CDS encoding flagellar assembly protein FliX — protein MTANRRVGGPSTSGGGGDFAKALGESHAGQGQQVSMSLSVSSLSVVLAVQETPDAAKGRAKQRARDRGMKMLDFLEEIRIGLLMGVIPKDRLEQLAQMVRVKREQIDDPKLTAILDEIELRAAVELAKLSR, from the coding sequence GTGACCGCCAACCGACGTGTTGGCGGGCCGTCGACGTCTGGCGGCGGGGGCGATTTCGCCAAGGCGCTGGGCGAAAGCCATGCCGGGCAGGGCCAACAGGTCTCCATGTCGTTGAGCGTAAGTTCTCTTTCGGTGGTGCTGGCGGTGCAGGAAACGCCGGATGCCGCCAAGGGTCGTGCCAAGCAGCGGGCCCGGGACCGGGGCATGAAGATGCTCGATTTCCTGGAAGAGATCCGGATCGGCCTGCTGATGGGCGTCATCCCCAAGGACCGGCTGGAGCAGTTGGCGCAGATGGTGCGCGTCAAACGCGAGCAGATCGACGATCCCAAGCTGACGGCGATTCTCGACGAGATCGAGCTGCGCGCAGCGGTCGAACTGGCCAAGCTCAGCCGCTAG
- a CDS encoding rod-binding protein: protein MADLAPLMLDPALQMGNHPASGTAAPRNAAGIAKVAEDFEAFFAGLVFDEISSDIEPDPITGGAEGEAMFKSLLNQEFGKSVARTHALGIADVVQRQLLQYQEVQ, encoded by the coding sequence ATGGCTGACCTCGCCCCCCTCATGCTCGATCCCGCCCTGCAGATGGGCAACCACCCCGCATCCGGCACAGCGGCGCCGCGCAACGCTGCCGGCATCGCCAAAGTGGCCGAGGATTTCGAGGCCTTCTTCGCCGGCCTGGTCTTCGACGAGATCTCGTCCGACATCGAGCCAGACCCCATCACCGGCGGTGCCGAGGGGGAGGCGATGTTCAAATCGCTGCTCAATCAGGAATTCGGCAAGAGCGTCGCCCGCACCCATGCGTTGGGCATCGCCGATGTCGTTCAGCGTCAATTGCTTCAATATCAGGAGGTTCAGTGA